One segment of Actinomycetota bacterium DNA contains the following:
- the cysC gene encoding adenylyl-sulfate kinase, which yields MSEQQGFTVWFTGLSGAGKSTIAEMLYHEFQSRGLKTEILDGDEVRKNLSKGLGFSKEDRDTNILRIGFVANLLTRNGVVTICCPISPYKETRDACRELIGEFVEVYVHATVDEIAANRDPKGLYKKALAGEITGFTGVDDPYEVPEDPEITVDTLSQTPEESLQHVLMRLQELGHVDDDTVHVTGDRVHSGLTDLRVSEAGTVVKEH from the coding sequence GTGAGCGAGCAGCAAGGATTCACCGTCTGGTTCACGGGCCTGTCGGGCGCGGGCAAGTCCACGATCGCCGAGATGCTCTACCACGAGTTCCAGTCGCGCGGGCTGAAGACCGAGATCCTCGACGGCGACGAGGTGCGCAAGAACCTGTCGAAGGGCCTGGGCTTCTCCAAGGAGGACCGCGACACGAACATCCTGCGCATCGGGTTCGTCGCGAACCTGCTCACTCGCAACGGCGTGGTGACGATCTGCTGCCCGATCAGCCCCTACAAGGAGACGCGCGACGCCTGCCGCGAGCTGATCGGCGAGTTCGTGGAGGTCTACGTGCACGCGACGGTCGACGAGATCGCCGCGAACCGCGACCCCAAGGGCCTCTACAAGAAGGCGCTCGCCGGAGAGATCACGGGCTTCACCGGGGTGGACGACCCCTACGAGGTGCCCGAGGACCCCGAGATCACGGTCGACACGCTCTCGCAGACGCCCGAGGAGTCGCTGCAGCACGTGCTCATGCGGCTGCAGGAGCTCGGTCACGTCGACGACGACACCGTGCACGTCACGGGTGACCGGGTGCACTCCGGCCTGACCGACCTGCGCGTGAGCGAGGCGGGCACGGTCGTCAAGGAGCACTGA
- a CDS encoding glycosyltransferase, with amino-acid sequence MHEVPIAPQHPDGFSELIDPDDMRRYRRALADAAAGLDGRTWWHVNSTAEGGGVAELLHALLGYVVASDIDARWMVIEGDPAFFEVTKRIHNRLHGNPGDGGALGPQERAVYDAALERERGPIEALVHPGDVVVLHDPQTVGLTSQLVARGAHVIWVCHIGIDLPNDLARTAWEFLLDDARAAAATVFTRSAYVWSGLDPSRVSIIPPCIDAGAPKNVPIEHPTVEAVLAAAGVIEAPVGDPTVRLADGSTIRVAREATMLEDAPVPATAPLVVQVSRWDRLKDPIGVLTGFATEVPLDTGAHLVLAGPHVQTVSDDPEGAEVLAEVSGAWQALLPHDRARTHLASLPVHDLTENAVVVNALQRRADVVVQKSLAEGFGLTVTEAMWKERPVVGSRLGGIAEQIEHGKSGLLVEPTDLAAFGEALSMLLRDEPLAVEIGHAARQRVRSRFLAPHFLSAHLELALRVAGVADP; translated from the coding sequence ATGCACGAGGTCCCCATCGCACCGCAGCACCCCGACGGGTTCTCCGAGCTGATCGATCCCGACGACATGCGCCGCTACCGCCGGGCACTCGCCGATGCGGCCGCGGGGCTCGACGGTCGGACGTGGTGGCACGTGAACTCCACCGCCGAGGGCGGCGGCGTCGCCGAGCTGCTGCACGCGTTGCTCGGGTACGTGGTGGCGTCCGACATCGACGCGAGGTGGATGGTGATCGAGGGCGACCCGGCGTTCTTCGAGGTCACCAAGCGCATCCACAACCGCCTGCACGGCAACCCGGGCGACGGCGGAGCGCTCGGACCGCAGGAGCGTGCCGTGTACGACGCGGCGCTCGAGCGAGAGCGAGGGCCGATCGAGGCCCTGGTGCATCCGGGCGATGTGGTGGTGCTGCACGACCCCCAGACGGTCGGACTCACGTCGCAGCTCGTGGCCCGAGGGGCGCACGTGATCTGGGTGTGCCACATCGGGATCGACCTTCCGAACGACCTCGCCCGAACCGCCTGGGAGTTCCTGCTCGACGACGCCAGGGCGGCCGCCGCCACGGTCTTCACCCGGTCGGCGTACGTCTGGAGCGGCCTCGACCCCTCCCGCGTCTCGATCATCCCGCCCTGCATCGATGCGGGGGCGCCGAAGAACGTGCCGATCGAGCATCCGACGGTCGAGGCGGTGCTGGCCGCCGCCGGCGTGATCGAGGCGCCCGTCGGCGACCCGACCGTGCGACTGGCCGACGGCAGCACGATCCGCGTCGCCCGAGAGGCCACGATGCTCGAGGACGCGCCGGTGCCGGCCACCGCCCCGCTCGTGGTCCAGGTCTCCCGATGGGACCGGCTGAAGGATCCGATCGGCGTGCTCACCGGCTTCGCAACCGAGGTGCCGCTCGACACAGGCGCGCACCTCGTGCTCGCCGGACCCCACGTCCAGACGGTGTCCGACGACCCGGAAGGGGCGGAGGTGTTGGCCGAGGTGAGTGGGGCGTGGCAGGCATTGCTTCCCCACGACCGCGCTCGCACCCACCTCGCCAGCCTCCCGGTGCACGACCTCACGGAGAACGCAGTGGTCGTGAACGCGCTGCAGCGACGCGCCGACGTCGTGGTGCAGAAGAGCCTGGCCGAGGGCTTCGGCCTGACCGTGACCGAGGCGATGTGGAAGGAGCGCCCGGTCGTCGGCTCACGCCTCGGCGGCATCGCCGAGCAGATCGAGCACGGGAAGAGCGGACTGCTCGTCGAGCCGACCGATCTGGCGGCCTTCGGCGAGGCGCTCTCGATGCTGCTGCGCGACGAGCCCCTCGCGGTCGAGATCGGCCACGCCGCCCGTCAGCGGGTGCGCAGCCGATTCCTCGCCCCGCACTTCCTCTCGGCGCACCTCGAGCTGGCGCTGCGGGTCGCCGGGGTCGCCGACCCCTGA
- a CDS encoding alkaline phosphatase family protein: protein MNDGPRVAVIGLDCGAPKLLFEDLADEVPNLRKIFANGMYGDLASITPPITVPAWACGMTGMTPGQLGIYGFRNRKDTSYEGLQVATSLSVKEPAVWDMLGATGKRSLLIGVPPGFPPPKEFPGWRVACFLTPPSADRYAFPAELETEIEEELGENEYIFDIPNFRQQGPDFVMDQIFKMTERRFQVARRLIKTKPWDFFMMVEMGLDRLHHCFWQFYDPRHPLYEPGNKYETSFHDYYRFLDQQIGTLLEVLPEDVITIAMSDHGARPMMGGLCFNDWLIQEGYLVLKEPVREITPIAKADIDWNRTVAWGDGGYYGRCFLNIKGREPKGIVEPAQYETLRNEMITKLEALPGPDGVPMGTKVHKPQDVYPEVRGVAPDLIVYFGDLDWRSVGAVGNPSIFTFENDTGTDGANHDRTAFFSMVNLPGQQMGRVDGMNLVDVGPSILSLYDIEAPAGAAGRSFLQ from the coding sequence ATGAACGATGGACCCAGGGTCGCGGTCATCGGCCTCGACTGCGGTGCACCGAAGCTCCTGTTCGAAGACCTCGCCGACGAGGTGCCGAACCTGCGGAAGATCTTCGCCAACGGCATGTACGGTGATCTCGCGAGCATCACGCCGCCGATCACCGTGCCTGCGTGGGCCTGCGGCATGACCGGGATGACGCCCGGCCAGCTCGGGATCTACGGGTTCCGCAACCGCAAGGACACGAGCTACGAGGGCCTGCAGGTCGCGACCTCGTTGAGCGTCAAGGAACCGGCGGTCTGGGACATGCTGGGTGCCACCGGCAAGCGGTCGCTCCTGATCGGGGTCCCCCCCGGATTCCCGCCGCCCAAGGAGTTCCCGGGCTGGCGTGTGGCGTGCTTCCTCACGCCTCCCAGCGCCGACCGGTACGCGTTCCCGGCCGAGCTGGAGACCGAGATCGAGGAAGAGCTGGGGGAGAACGAGTACATCTTCGACATCCCGAACTTCCGGCAGCAGGGTCCGGACTTCGTGATGGATCAGATCTTCAAGATGACGGAGCGGCGGTTCCAGGTCGCGCGTCGGCTGATCAAGACCAAGCCGTGGGACTTCTTCATGATGGTCGAGATGGGTCTCGACCGGCTGCATCACTGCTTCTGGCAGTTCTACGACCCGCGGCACCCGCTCTACGAGCCCGGCAACAAGTACGAGACGTCCTTCCACGACTATTACCGCTTCCTCGACCAGCAGATCGGCACGCTGCTCGAGGTGCTGCCCGAGGATGTCATCACGATCGCGATGAGTGACCACGGCGCCCGACCGATGATGGGCGGCCTCTGCTTCAACGACTGGCTGATCCAGGAGGGCTACCTGGTCCTCAAGGAGCCGGTGCGCGAGATCACACCGATCGCGAAGGCCGACATCGACTGGAACCGCACGGTGGCCTGGGGCGACGGGGGCTACTACGGGCGCTGCTTCCTGAACATCAAGGGGCGCGAACCCAAGGGCATCGTCGAGCCGGCCCAGTACGAGACGCTGCGGAACGAGATGATCACGAAGCTCGAGGCGTTGCCGGGACCTGACGGCGTACCGATGGGCACGAAGGTGCACAAGCCCCAGGACGTCTACCCCGAGGTGCGGGGCGTCGCGCCCGACCTGATCGTGTACTTCGGCGACCTCGACTGGCGCTCGGTGGGCGCGGTCGGCAATCCCAGCATCTTCACGTTCGAGAACGACACCGGCACCGACGGCGCCAACCACGACCGCACCGCGTTCTTCTCCATGGTGAACCTGCCCGGGCAGCAGATGGGCCGGGTGGACGGCATGAACCTCGTCGACGTGGGTCCGTCGATCCTGTCCCTGTACGACATCGAGGCGCCGGCCGGCGCCGCCGGAAGGAGCTTCCTGCAGTGA